A genomic segment from Nitrospira sp. encodes:
- a CDS encoding Undecaprenyl-diphosphatase, giving the protein MPTSTLCQQVCRLRGFDGNPVSTPAASKISRRLTAGEQFGNMQWLFGKTTFHPYFQYQLIVMIMNWGPELAVILGIIEGLTEFLPVSSTGHLILAGHALGFTGDIASNVEISIQLGAILAIIAYERTKLAALASHTIREQREFRSLVAARGATAWAAILQKSIHAHPNLWFVIGLGLAFLPAALVGFFAHKSIKAHLFAPATVAASLIIGGLIILAVERMRNRVRTTELLQVTPRSALWIGLAQCVSLIPGMSRSGSTIVGGLLAGLDRRVATEYSFFLALPTMIIATIYQMLKSQAVFTQQDFVALGIGLVVSFVVAWAVIAAFLTFVQRHSLRVFAYYRMALGVIVLLVVH; this is encoded by the coding sequence ATGCCAACCTCCACGCTTTGTCAACAGGTTTGCCGATTGCGTGGCTTCGACGGGAACCCGGTGTCGACCCCAGCGGCGTCTAAAATCAGCCGGCGCTTGACTGCCGGAGAACAGTTTGGGAATATGCAGTGGCTGTTCGGCAAAACTACATTCCACCCGTACTTTCAATACCAACTCATTGTCATGATAATGAACTGGGGCCCGGAGCTCGCCGTCATTCTCGGCATCATCGAAGGTCTGACGGAATTTCTTCCGGTCTCCTCGACAGGCCATCTGATTCTCGCCGGACATGCCCTCGGATTCACAGGAGACATCGCCTCGAACGTGGAAATTTCGATTCAGCTGGGGGCAATTTTGGCCATCATCGCCTATGAGCGCACCAAACTCGCGGCGCTCGCCTCCCACACCATCCGTGAACAACGAGAATTTCGTTCGCTGGTGGCGGCACGCGGAGCCACCGCATGGGCGGCGATCCTCCAGAAGTCCATTCATGCCCATCCTAACCTCTGGTTCGTCATCGGACTGGGATTGGCCTTCCTGCCCGCAGCCCTCGTGGGGTTCTTCGCGCACAAGTCGATCAAGGCCCATCTCTTTGCGCCGGCGACCGTCGCGGCATCGTTGATCATCGGGGGCCTCATTATTCTGGCGGTAGAGCGAATGCGAAACCGCGTGCGCACCACGGAACTCCTCCAGGTCACGCCTCGGTCAGCCCTCTGGATCGGCCTCGCCCAGTGCGTGTCTTTGATCCCAGGCATGTCCCGCTCCGGTTCGACCATCGTCGGCGGCCTCCTGGCGGGACTCGACCGCCGTGTCGCCACCGAATATTCCTTCTTTCTGGCCCTCCCGACGATGATCATCGCCACCATCTACCAGATGCTGAAGTCTCAAGCCGTCTTTACCCAACAGGACTTTGTCGCCCTCGGGATCGGGCTGGTGGTGTCGTTCGTGGTCGCCTGGGCGGTCATCGCCGCCTTTCTGACATTCGTCCAACGCCACAGCCTGCGGGTGTTCGCCTACTACCGTATGGCACTGGGCGTCATCGTACTGTTGGTCGTCCACTAA
- a CDS encoding Lipoprotein signal peptidase: MSPTVRYLLLGLLSLVIVVADQATKAQVMQTMKLHESIPVISNFFSITYIRNPGAAFGFLSSSSGSFRFVFFGVTSLFALGLLGTILVRMPKHDWMGQLSVAGILGGAIGNLLDRLRYGEVIDFLDFYLNAYHFPAFNVADSAITVGVGFLILHFALEKHPDDAPVLQENRPS; this comes from the coding sequence GTGAGCCCTACCGTCCGATACCTGCTGCTGGGTCTCCTCAGCCTCGTGATCGTGGTGGCGGATCAAGCCACGAAAGCACAGGTCATGCAAACCATGAAGCTGCATGAGTCCATTCCCGTGATCTCCAATTTCTTCAGCATCACATACATCCGCAATCCCGGCGCGGCGTTCGGGTTCTTGTCGTCCAGCAGCGGGTCGTTCCGCTTCGTGTTTTTCGGCGTGACTTCGCTCTTTGCCTTGGGATTGCTGGGAACCATCCTGGTTCGCATGCCGAAGCACGATTGGATGGGGCAACTCAGCGTGGCAGGGATTCTCGGCGGGGCGATCGGGAATTTACTGGACCGCCTGCGTTACGGGGAGGTGATCGACTTTCTGGACTTTTATTTGAACGCCTACCATTTCCCGGCCTTCAACGTCGCCGATTCTGCGATTACGGTCGGGGTTGGGTTCCTGATTCTCCACTTTGCCCTCGAAAAGCACCCGGATGATGCCCCGGTGCTTCAAGAGAACCGTCCCTCCTAG
- a CDS encoding Isoleucyl-tRNA synthetase — protein sequence MDYKATLNLPKTDFPMKANLPQREPEMLTRWAQERLYERIQESRQGFPRYVLHDGPPYANGRIHIGHALNKILKDIIIKSKTMSGYQAPYVPGWDCHGLPIEHQVLKDLGDKKRNLDALAIRKLCKDYAEKYVAIQREEFQRLGVLGDWQQPYLTLNPAYEATIIREFGKFVEHGGVYKGLKPVLWCTQDQTALAEAEVEYADHTSPSIYVKFPVVTSPTALSATFPGIQFPSGIKLISVVIWTTTPWTLPANQAVCLHADIEYAFVQVGDELLIVAEQLLDSVAKACKLEGYRVVGVKKGREGFESLETQRPLTTGLSPILLGDFVTLEQGTGCVHIAPGHGMEDYILVLNHNAQASSGEKLEILAPVDNSGRFTDVVKVFAGQHVFKANPKIVEFLQANDRLLGQGSLNHSYPHCWRCKSPVIFRATEQWFVSMEINELRKEALAEIGRVCWIPAYGRDRINGMIENRPDWCLSRQRVWGTPIPGFTCVTCGKVLVHPRVIDHVADLIGQHGTDYWFANQAKALLPEGTSCGGCGGTEFEKERDILDVWFESGVSYAAVLKPRQWWQADLYLEGSDQHRGWFHSALLAGVITDHCAPYKAVLTHGFVLDGAGRKMSKSAGNVVAPQDVIKQSGAEILRLWVSAQDYREDLRISQEILNHLIEAYRKIRNTCRFLLSNLYDFDPAQHRVPFERLPELDRWALMRLGDLIPRVRKGYDEFEFHSIFHALNNFCSVDLSAVYLDILKDRLYTFRKDSPERRASQTALFEIVVTLTKLMAPVLSFTADEIWRMLPESVRAEAKAESVHIATFPEADPRWADPKLAERWERLLEVRVAVQAALEVKRRDKVIGAPLEARVVIEATAERYAFLMRYQQDLSSFFIVSDVVLTRGDHLAESPGFAVTVDKAAGTKCERCWNYRPAVGTYPDHPTLCDRCVEAVR from the coding sequence ATGGACTATAAAGCGACCCTCAACCTGCCGAAAACCGATTTCCCGATGAAGGCGAATCTGCCGCAACGGGAGCCGGAGATGCTGACTCGCTGGGCGCAGGAGCGCTTGTACGAGCGGATTCAAGAATCGCGACAGGGCTTTCCGCGCTACGTGCTCCATGACGGCCCGCCGTATGCGAACGGCCGTATTCATATCGGCCACGCGCTGAACAAGATCTTAAAGGACATCATCATCAAGTCGAAGACGATGTCCGGATATCAAGCCCCCTATGTCCCAGGCTGGGATTGTCACGGTTTGCCGATCGAACACCAGGTGCTGAAGGATCTGGGTGATAAGAAACGGAACCTGGACGCCCTTGCGATCCGCAAGCTCTGTAAGGACTATGCAGAGAAATATGTGGCGATTCAACGGGAGGAATTTCAGCGGCTGGGCGTGTTGGGCGACTGGCAGCAACCCTATCTCACGCTGAATCCTGCCTATGAAGCGACCATCATCCGGGAGTTCGGGAAATTCGTCGAGCACGGGGGGGTCTACAAAGGGCTCAAGCCGGTCTTGTGGTGTACCCAGGACCAGACGGCGCTGGCGGAGGCGGAGGTGGAATATGCCGACCATACCTCGCCCTCGATTTATGTAAAGTTTCCGGTGGTGACGTCGCCGACCGCCCTCAGCGCCACATTTCCTGGCATTCAGTTTCCTTCCGGCATCAAGCTGATTTCAGTCGTCATCTGGACGACGACCCCCTGGACGCTCCCGGCGAATCAAGCGGTTTGTCTCCATGCGGACATCGAGTATGCCTTCGTCCAGGTGGGTGATGAACTGCTGATCGTGGCTGAACAGCTCCTCGACAGTGTGGCGAAGGCCTGCAAACTCGAAGGCTATCGGGTGGTGGGCGTGAAGAAGGGTCGCGAGGGGTTCGAAAGCTTGGAGACGCAGCGTCCGTTGACGACCGGCTTGTCGCCCATCCTGCTCGGCGACTTTGTGACGCTCGAGCAGGGGACCGGCTGTGTGCATATCGCGCCAGGCCACGGGATGGAAGACTACATTCTGGTGTTGAATCACAATGCGCAGGCATCATCCGGCGAGAAACTGGAGATCCTCGCGCCGGTTGATAACAGTGGACGCTTTACGGATGTGGTGAAAGTATTCGCCGGTCAGCATGTCTTCAAGGCCAATCCGAAGATCGTGGAATTTCTCCAAGCCAACGACCGTTTGCTGGGGCAGGGTTCGTTGAACCACTCCTACCCGCATTGTTGGCGCTGCAAGAGCCCGGTCATCTTCCGTGCGACCGAACAGTGGTTCGTGTCGATGGAGATCAACGAGTTGCGGAAAGAGGCGTTGGCCGAGATTGGCCGAGTGTGCTGGATTCCGGCCTATGGGCGAGACCGGATCAACGGCATGATCGAGAATCGTCCGGACTGGTGTCTCTCGCGCCAGCGGGTGTGGGGGACGCCGATTCCAGGATTCACCTGCGTGACGTGCGGCAAGGTGCTGGTCCATCCCAGGGTGATCGACCATGTGGCGGATTTGATCGGACAACATGGCACGGACTATTGGTTTGCCAATCAGGCGAAGGCCCTACTTCCAGAGGGCACCAGTTGCGGCGGGTGCGGTGGAACGGAGTTCGAGAAGGAGCGCGACATCCTCGATGTCTGGTTCGAGTCCGGGGTCAGTTACGCGGCGGTGTTGAAACCACGACAGTGGTGGCAGGCGGATCTCTATCTGGAGGGGTCCGACCAGCATCGCGGCTGGTTCCACAGTGCGCTGTTAGCCGGCGTGATCACCGACCATTGCGCGCCCTACAAGGCCGTTCTGACTCATGGATTCGTCCTGGACGGGGCCGGCCGGAAAATGTCGAAGTCGGCGGGTAATGTCGTGGCGCCGCAGGATGTGATCAAGCAGTCGGGGGCTGAGATTCTTCGCTTGTGGGTGTCGGCTCAGGATTACCGCGAGGACCTGCGCATCTCGCAGGAAATCTTGAACCACCTCATCGAGGCGTACCGCAAGATTCGCAACACCTGTCGTTTCCTGCTGAGCAATCTCTACGACTTTGATCCGGCGCAGCACCGCGTCCCGTTCGAGCGATTGCCTGAACTGGATCGATGGGCCTTGATGCGGCTCGGCGATTTGATCCCACGTGTGCGGAAGGGCTACGACGAATTCGAATTCCACTCGATCTTCCATGCGCTCAATAATTTCTGTTCGGTGGATCTGAGCGCGGTCTACCTCGATATCCTGAAAGACCGCCTCTATACCTTCCGCAAGGACTCTCCGGAGCGGCGCGCCTCGCAAACGGCGCTGTTCGAGATTGTAGTGACACTCACGAAGCTGATGGCGCCGGTATTGAGTTTTACCGCAGATGAAATCTGGCGGATGTTGCCCGAGTCCGTGCGGGCAGAGGCCAAGGCTGAGAGTGTCCACATCGCGACGTTTCCGGAGGCCGATCCCCGCTGGGCAGATCCGAAACTGGCTGAGCGGTGGGAACGCTTGTTGGAAGTACGAGTCGCCGTGCAGGCGGCCCTGGAAGTGAAACGCCGCGACAAGGTGATCGGCGCGCCGTTGGAAGCGCGCGTCGTCATCGAAGCGACTGCCGAACGGTATGCATTTTTGATGCGATACCAGCAGGATCTCTCGTCGTTCTTCATCGTGTCGGATGTGGTCCTCACGCGGGGCGATCATCTCGCGGAGTCTCCAGGTTTTGCCGTCACGGTAGACAAGGCTGCGGGAACGAAGTGCGAACGCTGTTGGAACTATCGCCCGGCCGTGGGGACCTACCCCGACCATCCGACGCTCTGCGACCGCTGCGTGGAGGCGGTCCGGTGA
- a CDS encoding Quinolinate synthetase — protein MFRSIERLQVKTVATLPHPITDYQALSPDELFERTRATKRTLGDRVMILGHNYQRDEVIQHADFRGDSLILSQVAEQRSDRPYVVFCGVHFMAETADVLSRSNQTVILPDMAAGCSMADMAAIEQVEQCWDTLGRIVPVEETVMPAVYVNSAAVLKAFCGEHGGLTCTSSNARKVIEWSWARREKILFFPDEHLGRNTANKMGIPRDQMIVWDPYMPRGGNSVEAIQRATLILWKGHCSVHQMFQPSHVDYFRKQYSDVKVIVHPECHEDVVNKADLVGSTEFIIRTITAAPAGTTWAVGTELNLVNRLKQEQTDKKVFFLSSTVCQCATMFRIDAPHLCWAMENLAEGHVVNHIVVPPDEKQWAKVALDRMMALS, from the coding sequence ATGTTTCGCTCAATCGAAAGGTTGCAGGTGAAAACGGTCGCCACGCTCCCTCATCCCATTACGGACTATCAAGCCCTCTCGCCCGACGAGCTGTTCGAGAGAACCCGTGCGACCAAGCGTACGCTCGGTGATCGGGTCATGATCCTCGGCCATAACTATCAACGGGATGAAGTCATTCAGCATGCGGATTTCCGCGGCGATTCCCTGATCCTGTCGCAGGTGGCCGAACAACGGTCCGATCGGCCCTATGTCGTATTTTGCGGCGTGCACTTCATGGCGGAAACCGCCGATGTCTTGAGTCGCTCCAATCAAACAGTCATTCTCCCGGACATGGCGGCAGGCTGTTCCATGGCCGACATGGCTGCGATCGAACAGGTCGAACAGTGTTGGGATACGCTGGGGCGGATCGTGCCGGTTGAGGAAACGGTCATGCCGGCGGTCTATGTGAATTCAGCGGCGGTCTTGAAGGCCTTTTGCGGTGAACATGGCGGGCTCACCTGCACCTCGTCGAATGCCCGCAAGGTCATCGAATGGAGCTGGGCGCGCCGGGAAAAGATCCTTTTCTTTCCCGATGAGCACCTGGGCCGGAACACGGCCAATAAGATGGGCATTCCACGCGACCAGATGATCGTCTGGGATCCCTACATGCCGCGCGGCGGTAATTCCGTGGAGGCGATCCAGCGGGCAACGCTGATTCTGTGGAAAGGCCATTGCAGCGTGCACCAGATGTTCCAGCCGTCACATGTCGATTATTTCCGCAAGCAATACTCCGATGTGAAGGTAATCGTTCATCCTGAATGCCATGAAGATGTGGTGAATAAGGCCGACCTGGTCGGCTCGACGGAATTCATCATTCGAACCATCACGGCGGCGCCTGCTGGCACCACCTGGGCAGTCGGGACTGAGCTCAATTTGGTCAATCGATTGAAGCAGGAACAGACCGACAAGAAGGTGTTTTTCCTTTCTTCCACGGTCTGCCAATGCGCCACCATGTTCCGCATCGATGCCCCGCACCTCTGCTGGGCGATGGAGAACCTGGCCGAGGGTCATGTCGTGAATCACATCGTCGTCCCGCCTGATGAAAAGCAGTGGGCGAAGGTGGCGCTGGACCGCATGATGGCGCTCAGCTGA
- a CDS encoding 2-hydroxymuconate tautomerase-like protein, whose amino-acid sequence MPYVNIQITKGATRAQKAELVQDVTASLVRILDKKPEQIHIVIQEIAEEDWGFSGLLTDDWKRQQAGLTSSSQS is encoded by the coding sequence ATGCCATATGTGAATATTCAGATCACCAAGGGCGCGACCAGGGCTCAGAAGGCGGAACTCGTCCAAGACGTGACGGCGTCGCTCGTCCGCATTCTTGACAAAAAACCGGAGCAGATTCACATCGTCATTCAAGAAATCGCTGAAGAGGATTGGGGCTTCTCCGGGTTACTCACCGACGACTGGAAACGCCAACAGGCTGGTCTCACTTCCTCCTCTCAATCATAG